In Nostoc sp. CENA543, a single genomic region encodes these proteins:
- a CDS encoding TetR/AcrR family transcriptional regulator yields MSKGEETKARIIQQAAELFNQQGYAGASISDIMRVTGLKKGGIYNHFQSKDELALQAFDYAIACVSKHYRLALRHERHAIARVKAMINVFSSFVDNPPIPGGCPLLNTAVESDDAHPVLKARTQQAMTAWLNLISRIIETGIAKGEIQSDVNADEIASIITATLEGAIMMTKLYEDKIYMQRAVNHLNQYIDTHL; encoded by the coding sequence ATGTCTAAAGGCGAAGAAACAAAAGCTCGAATTATTCAACAAGCAGCCGAACTGTTTAATCAACAGGGATACGCTGGTGCGTCGATTTCTGACATCATGCGGGTGACAGGGTTAAAAAAAGGAGGAATCTACAATCACTTTCAAAGTAAGGATGAATTAGCATTACAAGCGTTTGATTATGCGATCGCTTGTGTGAGTAAACATTACAGGTTAGCATTACGCCATGAACGTCATGCGATCGCCCGTGTAAAGGCCATGATTAATGTATTTAGCAGTTTTGTAGACAATCCCCCCATCCCTGGAGGATGTCCACTACTCAATACAGCTGTAGAAAGTGATGATGCTCACCCTGTTTTAAAAGCACGCACACAGCAAGCTATGACTGCTTGGCTAAATCTCATTAGTCGGATTATTGAAACCGGAATCGCTAAAGGTGAAATTCAATCTGACGTAAATGCAGATGAAATTGCCAGTATCATAACTGCAACCCTAGAAGGTGCAATTATGATGACCAAGTTATATGAAGATAAAATTTATATGCAAAGAGCGGTCAATCATCTAAATCAATATATAGATACTCATCTTTAA
- the trmFO gene encoding FADH(2)-oxidizing methylenetetrahydrofolate--tRNA-(uracil(54)-C(5))-methyltransferase TrmFO, with protein sequence MTQQPIQVIGGGLAGTEAAWQIAQAGVPVILHEMRPQRFSPAHHTEHLAELVCSNSFGAMASDRAAGLLHTELRQLGSIVISKADEHAVPAGGALAVDRGQFGQDLTQTLENHPLIEFRRGEVPAIPEGIVVLASGPLTSPDLAEDLHRFTGMEYMSFFDAASPIIVGESINRDVAFMASRYDKGEAAYLNCPMNKEQYLRFWEALCQAEQTELKDFERETAKFFEACLPIEELAQRGEDTMRYGPLKPVGLSDSRTGERPYAVVQLRQEDKAGQLWNMVGFQTNLRWGEQKRVFQMIPGLEKAEFVRLGVMHRNTFINAPQLMLPTLQFKQRPTLLAAGQLIGTEGYTAAAAGGCLAGINAARLALGKEPLALPNTTMMGALFEFISSASPKHFQPMPPNFGIFPDLGMKIKNKQERYGRYRDRSLAELASWKANL encoded by the coding sequence ATGACTCAACAACCAATACAAGTAATTGGAGGTGGGCTAGCTGGGACAGAAGCAGCATGGCAAATTGCTCAGGCTGGAGTACCAGTGATTTTACATGAAATGCGTCCCCAACGTTTCAGCCCTGCCCATCATACAGAACATTTAGCAGAATTGGTGTGTAGTAACTCTTTTGGCGCAATGGCAAGCGATCGCGCGGCGGGTTTACTGCATACAGAATTACGCCAACTCGGTTCTATAGTCATCTCTAAAGCCGATGAACACGCTGTACCGGCTGGGGGTGCGTTGGCTGTGGATAGGGGTCAATTTGGACAGGATTTAACGCAAACTTTAGAGAATCATCCGTTAATTGAATTCCGGCGTGGGGAAGTTCCAGCGATTCCCGAAGGTATTGTGGTTTTGGCAAGTGGGCCATTAACAAGTCCCGACTTAGCAGAAGACTTGCACCGCTTTACTGGCATGGAATACATGAGTTTTTTTGATGCGGCTAGTCCGATTATTGTCGGTGAATCTATCAACCGTGATGTTGCTTTTATGGCTTCACGCTATGACAAAGGAGAAGCCGCTTATCTCAACTGTCCCATGAATAAGGAGCAATATCTGCGGTTTTGGGAGGCACTTTGTCAAGCCGAACAAACAGAACTCAAGGATTTTGAGCGAGAAACAGCGAAATTTTTTGAAGCCTGTCTCCCCATTGAAGAACTCGCACAACGGGGAGAAGACACGATGCGCTACGGGCCTTTAAAGCCAGTGGGTTTATCTGATAGCCGCACTGGTGAACGTCCCTATGCGGTGGTACAGTTGCGCCAGGAAGATAAAGCCGGTCAGTTGTGGAATATGGTTGGCTTCCAAACAAATCTGCGTTGGGGTGAACAAAAACGAGTCTTCCAGATGATTCCTGGTTTAGAAAAGGCGGAATTTGTGCGTTTGGGAGTCATGCACCGCAACACCTTTATTAATGCGCCGCAGTTAATGCTACCAACTTTGCAATTTAAACAGCGTCCTACATTGTTGGCGGCTGGACAGTTAATTGGGACAGAAGGTTACACAGCAGCAGCCGCCGGTGGTTGTTTAGCGGGAATAAATGCAGCGCGGTTAGCTTTGGGTAAAGAACCTTTGGCATTACCCAACACAACCATGATGGGGGCATTATTTGAGTTTATCAGTTCCGCCTCACCGAAGCATTTCCAACCAATGCCACCGAATTTCGGTATTTTCCCCGATTTAGGCATGAAAATTAAAAATAAACAGGAGCGTTATGGACGTTATCGCGATCGCTCTTTGGCAGAGTTGGCTAGTTGGAAGGCGAATTTATAG
- a CDS encoding murein hydrolase activator EnvC, translating into MKTPLIRYWKVCWCLLILCWMLIWLPVFATPAPTVNNLRQQQQQVNQERQNVIRERDRLTKIQQAAQNHLTGIVNNLQTTNGQIQETETRLKVATQRLQQLEADLALAEQIYGERQLATIGRLRYLQRSPISQGWAVLLQSRDISDFISRRYQLKLVYQADQQILTKLAKQAELLNQQKTEVESQKNEIALIREQLLAQKADYQAQAQSQSELVQRLNSDRLALEAAQNQLEKDSKSLETLIQQKIAEAQAREAAQAKTNSRTNIFVKGTGIFAFPSDAPTSSPFGWRIHPILRYRRFHAGLDFAASYGSTIRAADSGTVIFAGWYGGYGKAVIINHGNGITTLYGHTSELYVREGQSVQRGQAIAAVGSTGLSTGPHLHFEVRRNGTPVNPANYL; encoded by the coding sequence ATGAAAACGCCATTAATTCGATACTGGAAAGTTTGCTGGTGTTTGCTGATACTCTGCTGGATGCTGATTTGGCTACCGGTATTTGCAACCCCAGCACCAACAGTCAACAACCTCCGACAACAACAGCAACAGGTTAATCAAGAACGCCAGAATGTGATTCGAGAACGCGATCGCTTGACTAAAATCCAACAAGCAGCGCAAAATCACTTAACTGGAATCGTCAACAATCTGCAAACTACCAATGGTCAAATTCAAGAGACAGAGACACGACTAAAGGTTGCTACTCAACGCCTCCAGCAATTAGAAGCTGACTTAGCTTTAGCAGAACAAATCTATGGCGAACGCCAATTAGCAACGATTGGACGGTTAAGATATCTTCAGCGATCGCCTATTAGTCAAGGATGGGCGGTATTATTACAAAGTCGAGATATCAGTGATTTTATCAGCCGTCGCTATCAGTTAAAGTTGGTATATCAAGCGGATCAACAGATTTTGACAAAATTAGCCAAGCAAGCCGAATTACTGAATCAGCAAAAAACCGAAGTAGAATCGCAAAAAAATGAAATTGCCCTAATTAGAGAGCAATTATTAGCACAAAAAGCCGATTATCAAGCTCAAGCCCAGTCTCAATCAGAATTAGTGCAAAGATTGAATAGCGATCGCCTAGCCTTGGAAGCCGCACAAAATCAACTAGAAAAAGATTCCAAGAGTTTAGAAACCCTAATTCAACAAAAAATAGCCGAAGCACAAGCCAGAGAAGCCGCACAAGCAAAAACCAACAGTCGCACAAATATTTTTGTTAAGGGTACAGGAATCTTCGCTTTTCCCAGTGACGCACCCACTAGCAGTCCCTTTGGCTGGCGGATACACCCGATTTTGAGGTATCGTCGCTTTCATGCTGGGTTAGATTTTGCGGCTAGCTACGGGAGTACAATTCGTGCTGCCGACTCAGGAACAGTGATTTTTGCTGGGTGGTACGGTGGTTACGGCAAAGCTGTCATTATCAATCACGGTAACGGCATTACCACACTATACGGGCATACTAGCGAATTATACGTGCGGGAAGGACAATCAGTACAAAGAGGACAGGCGATCGCGGCTGTTGGTTCAACTGGTTTATCCACCGGGCCACACCTGCATTTTGAAGTCCGCCGCAATGGTACACCAGTCAACCCAGCAAATTATCTGTAA
- a CDS encoding DUF4189 domain-containing protein: MQKNYLQKGIVAAVAAFSLLSGITQSANAQSRNVYGAISYSPSTQVYSSGIARTKQGAINAALSNCRSESEAQDCTVPLWFRNAWGALAVGSDGSYGTGWGTDQGLAEKFAVSTCQRYGGQNCQVIFVRQAR; the protein is encoded by the coding sequence ATGCAGAAAAATTATTTACAAAAAGGCATAGTTGCAGCCGTCGCCGCATTTTCTTTACTATCAGGAATTACTCAGTCTGCGAACGCACAATCAAGAAACGTATACGGAGCAATTTCCTATTCTCCTTCTACTCAAGTTTATTCTTCAGGAATTGCTAGAACCAAGCAAGGCGCAATTAACGCCGCTTTAAGTAATTGTCGCAGTGAGAGCGAAGCTCAAGATTGTACAGTACCCCTGTGGTTTAGAAATGCTTGGGGTGCTTTAGCTGTGGGTTCTGATGGTAGCTACGGAACAGGCTGGGGAACTGACCAAGGTTTAGCAGAAAAGTTTGCTGTTAGCACCTGTCAACGTTACGGTGGTCAAAATTGTCAGGTAATTTTTGTCAGACAGGCTAGATAA
- a CDS encoding molybdenum cofactor guanylyltransferase, producing the protein MTNNSPLLTAIVLAGGQSSRMGQDKALIPVDGVPLLQRICSIAAQCADTVYVVTPWLERYQHLDLPDCQFIRESAHHQGALLGFAQGLTQVNTEWALLLACDLPKLQLGLLQDWIARLDNVDDQAIAALAHHDKGWEVLCGFYRRRCLPQLLEFINQGGRSFQRWLQSYPVEILPLSNPEILFNCNTPEDLALIPDSK; encoded by the coding sequence ATGACTAATAACTCACCACTTCTAACTGCTATTGTCTTAGCTGGCGGTCAAAGTTCGCGGATGGGACAGGATAAGGCTTTGATACCTGTTGATGGTGTGCCATTACTGCAAAGAATATGTAGTATTGCTGCCCAGTGTGCTGATACTGTGTATGTAGTCACCCCTTGGCTGGAACGCTATCAGCACTTAGATTTACCTGATTGTCAATTTATTCGAGAATCTGCCCATCACCAAGGGGCTTTATTGGGTTTTGCTCAAGGTTTGACACAGGTAAATACTGAGTGGGCTTTGCTACTAGCTTGTGATTTACCGAAGTTACAACTGGGGTTACTACAAGATTGGATTGCCAGACTGGATAATGTAGATGATCAAGCGATCGCAGCTTTAGCTCATCATGATAAAGGCTGGGAAGTTCTGTGCGGTTTTTATCGTCGTCGCTGTTTACCGCAATTATTAGAGTTTATCAATCAAGGCGGGCGATCGTTTCAGCGTTGGCTACAAAGTTATCCTGTAGAAATTTTACCCTTATCAAATCCAGAAATATTATTTAACTGCAATACACCAGAAGACTTGGCTTTAATTCCAGATAGCAAATAG
- a CDS encoding thioredoxin domain-containing protein, translated as MTNRLAQAQSLYLRKHAENPIDWWPWCDEALATAKTENKPIFVSIGYSSCHWCTVMEGEAFSDLAVAEYLNANFLPIKVDREERPDIDSIYMQALQMMSGQGGWPLNVFLSPEDLVPFYAGTYFPLEPRYNRPGFLQVLQALRRYYDTEKEDLQQRKAVIAESLLKSAVLQGEATQQAQTQELLQRGWETSTGILTPNQYGNSFPMIPYAELALQGTRCQFESRYDGQQVCLQRGLDLALGGIYDHVAGGFHRYTVDPTWTVPHFEKMLYDNGQIVEYLANLWSAGIQEPAFARAVSGTVQWLQREMTAPTGYFYAAQDADSFTHPGEREPEEGAFYVWSYAELEQLLTPTELTELQQQFTVTPNGNFEGKNVLQRRNAGELSTNLEVALDKLFAVRYGSLPDALPTFPPARDNQEAKTTDWPGRIPAVTDTKMIVAWNSLMISGLARAAAAFQLPEYWEVGAKAAEFVYSHQFVAGRFHRLNYEGQPAVLAQSEDYALFIKALLDLHQTQNPQNSLWLERAIALQTEFHQFLWSVELGGYFNAASDASQDLIVRERSYADNATPSANGVAIANLVRLSLLTDDLHYLDLAEQGLKAFNSIMQQAPQACPSLFTALDWYHNCTLIRSTTEQINSLLPKYLPTVALSVVSNLPADSVGLVCQGLKCLPAAGSLEQLLQQVQQSQNRA; from the coding sequence ATGACTAATCGCCTTGCTCAAGCCCAGAGTCTCTACCTCCGTAAACACGCCGAAAACCCGATTGATTGGTGGCCTTGGTGTGATGAAGCTCTTGCAACTGCTAAAACCGAAAATAAACCGATTTTTGTCTCTATTGGCTATTCCAGTTGTCACTGGTGTACTGTCATGGAAGGTGAGGCGTTTTCTGATCTAGCTGTAGCTGAGTATCTGAACGCTAATTTTTTGCCTATTAAAGTAGATAGAGAAGAAAGACCAGACATCGATAGCATCTATATGCAGGCTTTGCAGATGATGAGTGGTCAAGGGGGTTGGCCTTTAAATGTCTTTCTCTCACCAGAAGATTTAGTCCCGTTTTACGCTGGGACTTATTTTCCTCTAGAACCGCGTTACAACCGTCCTGGATTTTTGCAGGTTTTGCAAGCACTGCGCCGCTATTACGATACAGAAAAAGAGGATTTACAGCAACGCAAAGCTGTAATTGCTGAATCCTTGCTAAAATCTGCGGTTTTACAAGGAGAAGCGACACAACAAGCTCAAACACAAGAACTATTGCAACGTGGTTGGGAAACTAGTACAGGGATTCTTACGCCGAATCAGTATGGTAATAGCTTCCCGATGATTCCCTATGCAGAATTGGCACTGCAGGGAACGCGATGTCAGTTTGAATCTCGGTATGATGGTCAACAAGTATGCCTTCAGCGTGGTCTAGATTTAGCTTTGGGTGGGATTTATGACCATGTAGCTGGCGGCTTTCATCGCTACACCGTTGACCCTACTTGGACTGTCCCCCACTTTGAAAAGATGCTTTACGATAATGGTCAAATCGTCGAGTATCTAGCTAATTTATGGAGTGCAGGGATTCAAGAACCGGCATTTGCGAGGGCTGTATCTGGTACTGTGCAGTGGCTACAAAGGGAAATGACTGCACCGACTGGTTATTTTTATGCGGCTCAAGATGCGGATAGTTTTACTCATCCTGGGGAAAGGGAACCAGAAGAGGGGGCTTTTTACGTTTGGAGTTACGCAGAATTAGAACAACTGTTAACACCGACAGAACTAACAGAATTACAACAACAGTTTACAGTCACCCCTAACGGCAATTTTGAAGGGAAAAACGTCTTGCAAAGACGCAATGCAGGGGAATTAAGTACAAATTTAGAAGTAGCTTTAGATAAATTGTTTGCCGTGCGTTATGGTAGTTTACCTGATGCCCTACCCACTTTCCCGCCTGCACGAGACAACCAAGAAGCCAAAACCACCGACTGGCCAGGACGTATCCCCGCAGTTACAGATACAAAGATGATTGTAGCTTGGAATAGCTTGATGATTTCTGGGCTAGCTAGGGCGGCGGCGGCGTTCCAATTACCAGAATATTGGGAAGTAGGGGCGAAAGCGGCGGAATTTGTTTACTCACATCAGTTTGTGGCGGGACGTTTCCACAGACTCAACTATGAGGGTCAACCGGCTGTATTGGCGCAGTCGGAAGATTATGCTTTATTTATTAAGGCGTTGCTAGATTTACACCAAACGCAGAACCCACAGAACTCTTTATGGTTGGAAAGAGCGATCGCACTGCAAACCGAATTTCATCAGTTTCTCTGGAGTGTAGAATTAGGTGGCTACTTTAATGCCGCTAGTGATGCGAGTCAAGATTTAATTGTACGGGAACGCAGTTATGCTGATAATGCTACACCCTCAGCTAACGGTGTGGCGATCGCAAATTTAGTCCGGCTATCACTGTTAACTGATGATCTCCATTATCTAGACTTAGCCGAACAAGGTTTAAAAGCTTTTAACAGTATCATGCAGCAAGCACCCCAAGCTTGTCCCAGTTTATTTACCGCCTTAGATTGGTATCATAACTGCACTTTAATTCGCAGCACCACCGAGCAAATTAACTCATTACTACCCAAATATTTACCCACTGTAGCGTTGAGTGTAGTGTCTAATTTACCCGCCGATAGCGTTGGTTTAGTTTGCCAAGGCTTGAAATGTCTCCCCGCAGCCGGAAGTTTAGAACAGTTGTTGCAGCAAGTACAGCAGAGTCAAAATAGGGCATAG
- a CDS encoding class II aldolase/adducin family protein has product MPVTTREKPNAPQPPTFDSIAEARLNRQQRLAAAFRLFSRFGFDEGVAGHITARDPENPNHFWVNPFGMHFGLIKVSDLILVNHEGEVILGDRPVNRAAFAIHSQIHAARPDVVAAAHAHSLYGKSWSSLGRLLDPLTQDACSFYQDHSVFEDYTGVVLDPLEGQRIAQTLGKNKALILQNHGLLTVGQTVDEAAWWFIAMERSCQAQLLAEAAGKPKLIQPESASVAHSQVGSTQMGWFSFQPLYDMIVRQEPDLLD; this is encoded by the coding sequence ATGCCCGTTACCACTAGAGAAAAGCCAAATGCACCTCAACCACCAACTTTTGATTCTATTGCAGAAGCCAGATTAAATCGCCAACAACGTCTAGCCGCCGCCTTTCGCCTGTTTTCGCGGTTCGGTTTTGACGAAGGTGTTGCAGGCCATATTACAGCCCGTGATCCAGAAAACCCTAATCATTTTTGGGTGAATCCCTTCGGAATGCACTTTGGATTAATTAAAGTGAGTGACTTAATTTTAGTTAATCATGAAGGAGAAGTAATTTTAGGCGATCGCCCCGTCAACCGAGCTGCTTTTGCTATCCATTCCCAAATTCATGCGGCGCGTCCTGATGTCGTCGCTGCGGCTCATGCTCATTCACTTTACGGCAAAAGCTGGTCTAGTCTTGGTCGCCTACTCGATCCCCTCACCCAAGATGCTTGTTCTTTTTATCAAGACCATAGTGTGTTTGAGGACTATACTGGTGTAGTTCTCGACCCCCTAGAAGGTCAGCGCATCGCCCAGACTTTAGGTAAAAATAAAGCCCTCATTCTACAAAATCATGGTTTATTGACAGTCGGGCAAACAGTTGATGAAGCTGCTTGGTGGTTCATTGCAATGGAACGTTCTTGTCAAGCTCAACTATTAGCAGAAGCGGCTGGTAAACCGAAATTAATTCAACCAGAATCTGCTAGTGTGGCACACAGTCAAGTCGGTTCTACACAAATGGGTTGGTTTAGCTTTCAGCCTTTGTATGACATGATTGTCCGCCAAGAACCTGATTTATTGGATTAG
- a CDS encoding tautomerase family protein, protein MAQIKIYGLADKLNPIKVELSDIIHSAVVAVLQIPIEKRFHRFFPLEPTDFYYPQDRTENYLIIEISMFEGRSLSTKKQLIQTIVQKIHDKFNIAVNDIEITIFETPKSNWGIRGLAGDELVLNYKIDV, encoded by the coding sequence ATGGCTCAAATTAAAATTTATGGATTGGCTGATAAACTTAATCCCATTAAAGTCGAGTTATCCGATATTATTCATTCTGCTGTAGTTGCAGTGTTGCAAATTCCTATTGAAAAAAGATTTCATCGATTTTTTCCACTAGAACCAACTGATTTTTACTATCCCCAAGATAGAACAGAAAACTATTTAATTATTGAGATTAGTATGTTTGAAGGTCGGTCATTGTCCACTAAAAAACAACTAATTCAGACCATTGTTCAAAAAATTCATGATAAATTTAACATTGCAGTTAATGATATTGAGATTACAATCTTTGAAACACCCAAATCTAATTGGGGGATTAGAGGTTTAGCTGGTGATGAGTTGGTACTAAACTACAAAATAGACGTTTAA
- a CDS encoding GlsB/YeaQ/YmgE family stress response membrane protein has protein sequence MNIIAWIILGLIAGAIAKAIYPGRQGGGIIATMILGIIGALIGGTLVTLLETGRLQLTAATFSIPGFIVAIIGAIVAIFIWSLVTGRTSH, from the coding sequence ATGAACATTATCGCTTGGATAATTCTTGGACTGATTGCTGGAGCGATCGCCAAAGCTATTTACCCTGGTCGTCAAGGCGGTGGTATCATCGCAACTATGATTTTAGGCATCATTGGGGCGTTAATTGGCGGTACTTTAGTGACACTTTTAGAAACGGGAAGATTACAATTAACGGCAGCCACTTTCAGCATTCCTGGCTTTATTGTTGCTATTATCGGTGCGATCGTTGCTATTTTTATCTGGAGTTTAGTTACAGGACGCACTAGTCACTAA
- a CDS encoding glutathione S-transferase family protein, with product MLKFYYAPLSPNARRVWITLLEKGIDFEAILLKLNGDQLQSEFLQLNPFHHIPVIVDDGFRVIESLAILDYLESKYPTPTLLPSDSQALAKVRMLQMVTANELFPKTIPLICESPDSSQFVQAVKHINTVLQFFTEIIGDRPFFVGEQLTLADIVAGTVLPFLPNLGVGLNDYPQLQNWCEHIQQRPAWQKTQLSDADFEEFQRRVRFLVRLHRREMNKNHQGDENK from the coding sequence GTGCTGAAATTTTACTATGCCCCACTTTCCCCTAATGCTCGACGTGTATGGATCACTTTATTAGAAAAGGGAATTGATTTTGAAGCAATTTTATTAAAATTAAACGGTGATCAATTACAATCAGAATTTTTGCAACTCAATCCATTTCATCATATTCCCGTCATAGTAGATGATGGTTTTAGAGTCATAGAATCTTTGGCTATTTTAGATTATTTAGAAAGTAAATATCCCACACCCACATTGTTACCTAGTGATTCTCAAGCATTAGCAAAAGTCAGAATGTTGCAGATGGTGACGGCTAATGAACTATTCCCCAAAACTATCCCACTAATTTGTGAGAGTCCTGATTCATCGCAGTTTGTACAAGCAGTCAAACATATCAATACAGTGCTGCAATTTTTCACAGAAATTATAGGCGATCGCCCTTTTTTCGTTGGGGAACAATTAACCCTAGCAGATATTGTAGCTGGGACAGTTTTACCCTTTTTACCTAACTTGGGCGTGGGTTTAAATGATTATCCCCAACTGCAAAATTGGTGTGAACATATTCAGCAACGTCCAGCTTGGCAAAAAACTCAACTCAGCGACGCAGACTTTGAGGAATTCCAACGACGGGTAAGATTTTTGGTGAGATTGCACAGGCGGGAGATGAATAAAAATCATCAAGGTGATGAAAATAAATAG
- a CDS encoding thioesterase family protein: MLVTEKSSRALEVVMNIPIKTYDIDFMGIVSNIVYVRWLEDLRLKFLEEHWQLEQQLQQGYAPILAGTEIEYKRSIKLNSQVIGRLWLSNLGRLKWTVQAEILADDKLAALAIQKGAFINLDNGRPIPIPEPLKQKYCQVQ; the protein is encoded by the coding sequence ATGCTAGTTACAGAAAAATCATCTAGAGCACTAGAAGTAGTAATGAATATACCCATAAAAACCTATGATATAGATTTTATGGGCATTGTCAGCAACATAGTTTATGTGAGATGGTTAGAAGATTTACGCCTCAAATTTTTAGAAGAACATTGGCAACTTGAGCAACAATTACAGCAAGGATATGCCCCAATTCTTGCAGGTACAGAAATTGAATATAAACGCTCAATTAAATTAAATTCCCAAGTGATTGGTCGTTTATGGTTGAGTAATTTAGGTCGCTTAAAATGGACTGTCCAAGCAGAGATTTTAGCTGATGACAAGTTAGCAGCATTAGCTATACAAAAAGGTGCTTTTATCAACTTAGATAACGGTCGGCCAATTCCCATTCCAGAACCACTAAAACAGAAATACTGCCAAGTTCAGTAG